One Vicia villosa cultivar HV-30 ecotype Madison, WI linkage group LG5, Vvil1.0, whole genome shotgun sequence genomic window, GCTGCTATGTCATTGAAAAAATTCGAGAATTCATTCGATAACAACCATCAAAGATTAGGTCTAGCACTTTATGGTGCTATATTGCTACAAGCTTTCATTGGATTTTTCAGACCTCATAGAGGAAAGAAAGTAAGGAGTTTTTGGTACGTAGTACATTGGATGCTAGGAACAACAGTGTCCTTTGTGGGGATCATAAACATTTACACAGGACTAATAGCGTATCATAATAAGAGAACACTAAAAAGCACAATGTTTTGGAGTATAGTTTTCACAGTGGAAGTCACTTTCATAGGATTGACTTATCTGTTTCAAGACAAAATGGAGTATATGAAAAAGCAAGGAGTGATTGAAGGAGGTAGTGATGAGTCAACTATGTCATGTTACCAAGATGTGATTCCTCAAAGGCGAAATGAAAAGGAGATGTTGCCAGTTGCATGTGGAAAGATAAACGCACTTGGAAATTTGTTTGACTAATATGTGACATGGTATTGTAACTAGCAGTGTGACATTGgtgtcacttttgaaaaagtgaatCTTCACAGATTTTTTAATGTAGATTTTTCACGTGTGTTATGAACATGATAAGTTTGTTTTGTGTGTATGTGTGATTGTGAATACTGACACTATAATGTGTAgagtattttatatatttatattggaATGTTACTTGAAATGAAAGGGTATATGTGATGTTATTGATCTATTACATAGCTATATGTAATTTCACGAGGAGGCAATGATGGATACTTTAATCTGAAGCAGTGTATGAAACTAGATCAAGTTTATGATGGCTCTCATGCATAGAGCTAGCTATCATTCTTATATCTGAATCAAGTTATTAAGAAAATGAAAGACAGAGTTCGAAATCATTCTTTATTCCTGATAGCAATAgaatatgataaataaataaataaataaataagcaatGCTAGAAGGGTGAGAGGCTTGATTCTCAATCATGAAAAACCAGTTGAAAAAAGAGCGAACTTATGTTTTGAACATCAGCGGGGATAGCTCAGTTGGGAGAGCGTCAGACTGAAGATCTGAAGGTCGCGTGTTAGATCCACGCTCACCGCATTTTCAGTTTTGCCTTGATTGCACGCATA contains:
- the LOC131603050 gene encoding cytochrome b561 domain-containing protein At4g18260-like isoform X1, encoding MHISHMLVSFVMVLFYASVLPFTQCTTLEEVNLFDSHKNTNNKLHKQVNHHHQKSSDIALHGFILWGSMGFLMPLGILTIRGSNKAEPGSRKSRILFYLHVAFQMLAVVLATAGAAMSLKKFENSFDNNHQRLGLALYGAILLQAFIGFFRPHRGKKVRSFWYVVHWMLGTTVSFVGIINIYTGLIAYHNKRTLKSTMFWSIVFTVEVTFIGLTYLFQDKMEYMKKQGVIEGGSDESTMSCYQDVIPQRRNEKEMLPVACGKINALGNLFD
- the LOC131603050 gene encoding cytochrome b561 domain-containing protein At4g18260-like isoform X2, producing MHISHMLVSFVMVLFYASVLPFTQCTTLEEVNLFDSHKNTNNKLHKVNHHHQKSSDIALHGFILWGSMGFLMPLGILTIRGSNKAEPGSRKSRILFYLHVAFQMLAVVLATAGAAMSLKKFENSFDNNHQRLGLALYGAILLQAFIGFFRPHRGKKVRSFWYVVHWMLGTTVSFVGIINIYTGLIAYHNKRTLKSTMFWSIVFTVEVTFIGLTYLFQDKMEYMKKQGVIEGGSDESTMSCYQDVIPQRRNEKEMLPVACGKINALGNLFD